The stretch of DNA GGGCACCTCGCCGAGGACGGGAATCGCGAGAAGCGTCGCGATTACCGGCACCAGCGCCGTGAAGGCCGGGGTGCGCCGGCCGATCAGGGCCAGGGAACGGTTGAAGGCGATGAGCGCCACCACGCTCACCAGCACGCCCTGGTAGACGGCCTGGATCGCCACCTCCGCCGGCGGCGCCTCCAGGAGATGCGACAGGCCCGAGGCGAGGTAGAGCGGGATATAGGTGACGAGCGAGCCGACGCAGATCAGCGCCGTCGCCTCCAGCGCCGTGAGGCGCGAGCGGCGCATCCGCACGGTGCCGGCGGCCCACAGGAAGGCGGCGGTGAGGAGAAGCCCGTAGCCGAACAGCTCGTCGGCATCGCGAAAGCCCCCCGCCAGGGTGAGCGCCCCGGCGGCGATCAGCCCGAGGCCGGCGAGCGCGAAGCGGCCCGGCCGGTCGCCGAGCAGCAGCACGCCGAGGAGGGCGGCAAAGAGCGGCATCGTGCCGGGTGTCAGGGCCGCCCCGTGGCCGGCGGGCGCGTAGCGGAGCGCGATCGAGATCAGCAGCGCGAAGGGCGCGCCCTGCGCCACGTACAGGAAGGCGCCATCGACGAACGCCCGCCGGTCGAGGCCGCGCAGCCGCAGGAGCAGCACCGGCAGCAGCAGCAGGCCGCCGATGCCGAAGCGGAGCGCCACGAGGTCGGCGGGCCCGAGCACGCCCCCCGCCCCGACCGTGCGGCGGGTGATCACGAACCAGCCGCCCCACAGGCTGATGGCGAGAAGCGCGAAGCCGACGCCCGCGGCGAGGCGCCGGCCGGTGGGGGCCTCGGTCGCCCCCGACACCTCGGGCTTCATGAGGCCTGTGCCTCGGATGCCGGCTCGCGGTCGTCGGCGAGCTGGAGCCGGTGCAGCCGCGCATAGGTGCCGCCCTTCGCGATCAGCGCCGCGTGGCTGCCGGTCTCGGCGATCCGGCCGCCCTCCATGGCGACGATCAGGTCGGCGTCGCGCACCGTCGAGAGCCGGTGGGCGATGACGAGCGTGGTGCGGCCCCGCATCAGCCGGGTGAGCGCCGCCTGGACCAGCTGCTCGGATTCGGCGTCGAGCGCCGAGGTCGCCTCGTCGAGGAGCAGGATCGGCGCGTCGCGCAGGAAAGCCCGGGCGAGCGCGATGCGCTGGCGCTCACCGCCCGACAGCCGG from Methylobacterium aquaticum encodes:
- a CDS encoding DMT family transporter codes for the protein MKPEVSGATEAPTGRRLAAGVGFALLAISLWGGWFVITRRTVGAGGVLGPADLVALRFGIGGLLLLPVLLLRLRGLDRRAFVDGAFLYVAQGAPFALLISIALRYAPAGHGAALTPGTMPLFAALLGVLLLGDRPGRFALAGLGLIAAGALTLAGGFRDADELFGYGLLLTAAFLWAAGTVRMRRSRLTALEATALICVGSLVTYIPLYLASGLSHLLEAPPAEVAIQAVYQGVLVSVVALIAFNRSLALIGRRTPAFTALVPVIATLLAIPVLGEVPDVLHVGAILAIGAGVLLTTRG